One part of the Silurus meridionalis isolate SWU-2019-XX chromosome 26, ASM1480568v1, whole genome shotgun sequence genome encodes these proteins:
- the LOC124379974 gene encoding uncharacterized protein LOC124379974: protein MLQGSKNLVFLMNKSGKSLDAQHEFIELLKKHIRFQQVNSANECDAIIAFVPVMSRAGTDIEAALKNIPTTHPVVLVALHHTFDENYVAPESKMCVNRNGVFAGDLLWYEDFGLLRCLANNKALESIAKHLSPNISEGLGNILIPVNPRPQRRIRICVAVFVLAVLLTVCIYFLVISREGQNGTPTTSTIPLSTQQTNTTATTQQPNITAATQG, encoded by the exons ATGTTACAAG GATCAAAAAATCTGGTGTTCTTAATGAATAAAAGTGGGAAATCCTTGGATGCACAACATGAGTTTATAGAGCTTCTGAAAAAACACATCAGGTTTCAACAAGTAAATTCAGCAAATGAATGTGATGCCATCATCGCTTTTGTTCCAGTTATGTCTCGAGCTGGAACAGACATTGAAGCTGCTCTTAAAAACATTCCAA CAACTCATCCTGTTGTCCTAGTTGCACTTCATCACACATTTGATGAAAATTACGTTGCTCCTGAGagcaaaatgtgtgtaaataggAATGGTGTATTTGCTGGAGACTTGCTCTGGTATGAAGATTTTGGACTGCTGAGATGCTTGGCCAATAATAAGGCACTGGAATCCATCGCTAAACATCTATCACCCAATATCTCGGAAGGTCTTGGAAACATA CTTATACCAGTTAATCCACGACCACAGAGAAGAATTCGGATCTGTGtggctgtttttgttttggctgTTTTGTTGACTGTTTGTATTTACTTTCTAGTTATTTCCAGGGAAGGCCAAAATGGCACTCCAACTACATCCACTATACCTTTATCTACACAACAGACAAACACAACTGCAACTACACAACAGCCTAACATAACTGCAGCTACACAGGGCTAA